GTTCTGGAGCAGCTCGGACGAGCCGACGCTTCGATCACGGACCTTGCCGAGAAGTTCCACATGACGCTCACGGGCATGAAGAAGCACGTCGGCGTTCTGGAGCAGGCGGGGCTCGTCACCACGAAGAAGATCGGGCGCGTGCGGACGTGC
The Longimicrobium sp. DNA segment above includes these coding regions:
- a CDS encoding ArsR/SmtB family transcription factor; amino-acid sequence: MVQYVTTRLDTSFAALSDATRRGVLEQLGRADASITDLAEKFHMTLTGMKKHVGVLEQAGLVTTKKIGRVRTC